A stretch of DNA from Gemmatimonadota bacterium:
ACCTGCCACAACGACCTTCGGGTCACGGGCGGACTGTCGCTTGAGCATGTCGATCTCTCTCGCCTGGCTGTGAACGCGGATGAGACCGAGGTCTGGGAGAAGGTCGTGCGCAAACTGCGCACGCGCGCGATGCCGCCCCCCGGCCGCCAGCGTCCATCCGAGACGGAGTACGAGGCCGTTGCCACCCGGGTCGAGACGGCGCTCGACGCGGCCGCTGCGGCCGCGCCCAATCCGGGCCGGCGTCCGGCGGTCCACCGGCTCAACCGGGCCGAGTACACCAACGCCATCCGCGACCTTTTTGCGCTCGAGGTCGACGGCCGTGTACTGCTGCCGGCTGACGATTCCGGCTACGGTTTCGACAACATCGCCGATGTGCTCTCGGTCTCGCCGATGCTGACGGAGCGCTATCTCTCGGCCGCTCGGAAGATCAGTCGTCTGGCGGTTGGCGACCCCACGCTTGTGCCGACCACCGAGATCTTCGAGGTCAACAAGTACTTACACCAGAACGCACGGGTCAGCGACGATCTTCCGTTCGGGTCGCGCGGTGGACTGGCCGCACGGCATACGTTTCCGCTCGACGCCGAGTACGTCGTCAAGATCTACTTTTCGCGCACCTACGACGGACGTGTGCGCGGGTTGGCCGAGCGTCATCAGGTAGAAGTCCGGCTCGACGGTGTACTGGTCGCAGAGCTTGCGGTGGGCGGCCCGTTGCCGCCGGATGAGAACGGTCGTTCCCCTCGACGGGACTACCGAAACGTGCCCGATGACGGACAGGAGGTCCGCTTCACGGCGACCGCCGGTCCGCACATTCTAGGAGTGAGTTTCGTCGGCCGGGCGGCGGTACTCGAGGGGATGCAACGGCCCCACTACGCCATCACGAGCTACGAGTTCGCCGGGGACCAGACCGCCGACCCCGGGGTTGGGCGTATCGAGCTGTCTGGGCCGTACAACGCCACGGGTCGCGGCGACACCCCGAGCCGGCGCGCGATCTTCACTTGCCGCCCGCCCGCGAACGCCGTCGCGTCCGGTCCCGAGGAAGTGGCCTGCGCGAGCGAGATTCTCGGCCGTGTCGGCCGCCACGCTTTCCGCCGACCGGTAACTGAGGCCGATCTGGAGATGTTGCTCGAGTTCTTCGACGCAGGTCGAGCCACCGGGGACTTCGACGCCGGCATCGAGATGGCGTTGCGACGGGTGCTCGTGAGCCCGGACTTCCTGTTCCGCCGCGAAAGTGACCCCGCCGGGTTGGCTCCGGGCACCCCCTACGTCATCAGTGACCTGGAGTTGGCCTCACGGCTCTCGTTCTTCCTCTGGAGCAGCATCCCCGACGGAGAGTTGCTCGATCTGGCCGAGCGGGGCGAGTTACGTCGCCCCGGCGTGCTGGAGCGGCAGGTCGCGCGTATGCTGGCCGACCCCCGCGCCCGAGCGCTCGTCGACAACTTCGGTGGACAGTGGCTCTACCTGCGGAACATGGCGCTGGTCTCGCCCGATCCGTACGCCTACCCCGATTTCGACGGGAACCTGCGCGAGGCGATGACGCGGGAGATGGAGCTGTTTCTCGAGAGCCAGATACGCGAGGACCACAGTGTGCTCGAGCTGATGACCTCGGACCAGACCTTCGTCAATCAACGACTCGCTGAGCACTATGGCATCCCGAACATCCTCGGGAATCACTTCCGCCGCATCACGCTGAGCGGCGAGTTCGACCAGCGGCGTGGGTTGCTCGGGAAGGGAAGTCTGCTGACGGTGACCTCGTACGCACATCGCACGTCGCCCGTGCTTCGTGGCAAGTGGCTGCTGGAGAACATTCTGGGTACACCCCCGCCCCCACCGCCGCCCGACGTGCCGGAGCTC
This window harbors:
- a CDS encoding DUF1592 domain-containing protein; this encodes MTAKRGMFLVGFAVAATSGGSALAQTAAAQVPLERAVFSDYCVTCHNDLRVTGGLSLEHVDLSRLAVNADETEVWEKVVRKLRTRAMPPPGRQRPSETEYEAVATRVETALDAAAAAAPNPGRRPAVHRLNRAEYTNAIRDLFALEVDGRVLLPADDSGYGFDNIADVLSVSPMLTERYLSAARKISRLAVGDPTLVPTTEIFEVNKYLHQNARVSDDLPFGSRGGLAARHTFPLDAEYVVKIYFSRTYDGRVRGLAERHQVEVRLDGVLVAELAVGGPLPPDENGRSPRRDYRNVPDDGQEVRFTATAGPHILGVSFVGRAAVLEGMQRPHYAITSYEFAGDQTADPGVGRIELSGPYNATGRGDTPSRRAIFTCRPPANAVASGPEEVACASEILGRVGRHAFRRPVTEADLEMLLEFFDAGRATGDFDAGIEMALRRVLVSPDFLFRRESDPAGLAPGTPYVISDLELASRLSFFLWSSIPDGELLDLAERGELRRPGVLERQVARMLADPRARALVDNFGGQWLYLRNMALVSPDPYAYPDFDGNLREAMTREMELFLESQIREDHSVLELMTSDQTFVNQRLAEHYGIPNILGNHFRRITLSGEFDQRRGLLGKGSLLTVTSYAHRTSPVLRGKWLLENILGTPPPPPPPDVPELTEEAEDDGPILSVRERMEAHRADPVCASCHRVMDPLGFALENFDGIGRWRTTNEAGTPIDASGVLADGTPVDGPVSLRTALLKRPENFVTTVTEKLMTYGLGRGVEYYDAPAIRRIVGEAAVDDYSWSALITGIALSVPFQMRSSAP